The genomic segment CTGACCTCCTCGTACCGCCCGAACCGATCTGCGGCGACCGCCGGCCGAGCCGGCGGTCGCCGCCGTCGGATCAGCGCCAGCGGGCGATCACCGAGCTGCCGCCGAGCACCCGGTCACCGGGGCCGACCAGCGGCTGCACGGCATCCGCCGGCAGGTAGACGTCGGTACGCGACCCGAACCGGATCAGCCCCAGCCGCTCGCCCCGGGCCAGCAGCGCGCCCACCGGCGCCCGCTGCACGATGCGCCGGGCGATCAGCCCGGTGCGCTGGGCCACCACCACCGTCCCGCGCTCGGTGTCCAGCACGGTGTACGCGGCCACGTTGTGCTCGGCGTCGGGGGTCATCGCGTTCGCGAAACCGCCGTCGGCGACGAAGTAGTCCACCACCTTGCCGGCGACCGGTACCCGGTTGACGTGCACGTCGAGCACGGAGAGGAAGACCGCTATCCGGAGGAACTCGCCGTCACCGAAGCGTTCGTCGCGAAGCCGCTCGACCGAGAGCACCTTGCCGTCGGCGGCGGCCACCACGGCCGCCGGGTCGGTGGGGACGTCCCGCTCCGGGTCCCGGAAGAAGGCCGCCACCGGCGCGGCGGCGAGCGCCGGGAGCAGCCAGAGCCGGGACTTCGGCCGGGCCAGCCGGGTCAGTGCCGCCAGGCCGACGGCGATGCCGGCCGCGGCCAGGCCGTTCGAGTCGATGTGCATGCCCCGGGTGAGCGGCACGCTCGACGTCCGGTAGGCCGGGGTCAGCCGCGCCGCCCCCGCCACCTCGGCGGCGGTGAACCGGAGTCGGTGCACCCGGACCGGCGGCCGGTTGCGCAGCACCAGGTCGGTGCCGACGCCGAAGAGCGCGGACTGCCGGTCCAGTTCGGCGGCCGCGCCCGCGGTACGACCCGGTGGCGCCGGCACCGCGACGGTCAGCAGCCCCCCGTCGGCCAGGTTCTTCGCCAGCGCGTCAAGGGTGGCCCGGGCCTCCTCGGCGGTGCCGGTCAGCGGCTCGGCGACCACCACCAGGTCCGCCGGGTCGGCCTCGGCGGGGGAGTCGACGACCCGGACCCGGTCGGCCACCCACCGGCCCTGCGCCGCCACGTGCTCCCGCAACGCACCGGCGGGCGTACCGGCCGCCGGCACCACGGTGAGGGTGTCGCCGGGCAGCAGGGTGTCGACGGTCGCCGCCAGCAGGGCCGACTCCGGCTCCGCACCGACCAGCAGGGCGGTCTTCGAGGACTGGTGCCGGGCCAGTTCGGCGGTGACGGCCCGGGCGGCTCGCTCGCCGAGGCGGACCGGTCCGGGAGAACCGGGAGTACGCACGGCGGGGGACTGGGTCATGACGGAAGAGCTCCTCGCGGGGTGGTGGGGTCCTGCCGGCCGGCGCGGGGCAGACGTGCGTGGAAGCCGAATCCGCCCCCGCCCGGCACGAACCGGCCGGCGGAGGCGGAAACCTCCACCGGCCAGTCTAGGCGGCCTCCCACCCGGCCCGCACAGATCAGGCTCAGCGCCGGCCGGACTCGCCGTCGGGACCCGGCCCGGCCGGTTCGCCCGCCGGGCCGGCGCCGCTGACCGGCCCGGCCGGGTCGTAACCCGGTCCCGGGTCGTTGTCCGGCCCGGAGCCGTATCCCGATCCTGGGTCGTTGTCCGGCTTCGGGTCGTAGCCCGGCCCGGAGCCGTACCCCGATCCTGGGTCGTAGCCCGGCTTCGGGTCGTGGACCAGGGTCGGGTCGTACCCCGGGTCCGGGTCGTAGACCAGGGTCGGGTCGGACGCCGAGGTTGGCCCCGGTGCCGGGGCCGGGTCGGGTGCCGTCGGTGGCGTGGCGCGGCCGGAGCGCAGGGCACCCAGCAGGCCGAGCGCCCCGATCAGGATCAGCGCCCCGGCCAGGAACCAGCCGACCGCCGGCAGCGACAGGTGCAGGATCTGGGCGAGCAGCCACCAGGCCACGATGGCCAGGAAGATCAGTCCGAAGGTGAGAGACACCCCGTCGGTGCGATGTGCCTTCATCGGCTGACCTCCGCGTTTCCGGCGTTGACATAGATGTTCAGCCGCAGCTTGCCGCCGCCGGCCCCGTCCGATCCGAGGTCGACGAACTCGCGGCCCGGCTCGTCGAATCCGCTCCAGCGGGTGCCGAACACCTCGGCGTCGCCGGCCCGGATCTCCACCTCGACCGTGGCGTCCACCTCGGGCGGCAGCACCACCTCCAGCTTGCCGAAGTCGATCTCGACCGTGACCTGGCTGTCCGTGTCGGTGAAGTCCACCTGGCGCAGGTCCAGAATCGCGTCGCTGAACTGGGTCTCGTACCGGTCGGCCATCGCCTCGTGGCCGACCGGGGTCCAGTTGATCGTGCCGCCGTCCTGCCGGACCTTGTCGTACGACTCGGCGACGGTGGAGATGCCCAGCGCCGCAGCGCCGGCCAGACCGAGCGCGATGAGCCAGCGGGCCCGCCCGAACCAGGCGCCGACCAGCAGCCCGAGAGCGATGGTGAGCAACGCGCCGGCGAAGTACGCCGAGGGCGCGACCGGGACCGCGTTGACCAGGTCCAGCACCGCCACCAGCCCGATCGCCACGAAGATCATCGAGAAGGTCGCGCCACCGAGCCGGGACCGCTCGCGCGGCGGCTTGGGCCGCTTCGGCGGCTTACCCCCGGCCGACGGCGGGACCGGTCCCGGCGGGAACCCCCCGGGCGGGAATCCGCCGCCGGCCCCACCGCCACCTGGCGGATACGGGCCGGCGTACGGGCCGCGGGGGGCGAACGGCGGCCGGTACCCGCCCGGCGGCGGGGCGGTGGGCAGGCCGGGTGACCAGGCCGGGCCGGTGGCGGTTCCGGCAGCGGCGGCCGCGGGTGCGGATGCCGGCCAGCCCCACCCCGCACCGACCGGCGCGGGGGCGCTCGCCGGGGGCGGCGCGGCGCTGGCCGGCGGAGCGGCGAGGTGGGGCGGGACGGCTTCGAACTGCCGGGTCGGCTGGTCGAGCGGGCGGCCGGCGGCGGTCTCGGCGCCGGGCGGCACCGACCCGTAGCGCTGCTCGGCGGGCTGGAACTCGGGCCCGTCCGGCCAGGACCCGCCAGCCGGGGGCGGGGCGCCGGGCAGGGGGCCGGGCGGCCCGGCGGGCGACCGGTTGGCGTCTCGGTTGAGCAGCAGCGCGCCGCCGATCAGGATGGCCACGCCGAGCAGCACGGCCCGGAACGCGTCGGTCACGATGTAGCCGAACATCACGGCCACCAGCACCCCGAGCACGAGCACCGTCACCGGCGACATGCTCGACTTGCCGCGGCCGAGCATGGACTCCACCGGCGAGGCGGTGTCCCCCTCGGCCGGGATGATCAGCCAGGCCGCCACGTAGACCAGAATGCCGATGCCGCCGAAGAAACCGAGCACGGCCAGCAGCACCCGCCAGAGGATCGGGTCGGTGTTGGTGGCCCGGGCCACCGCCGCGCAGACCCCGGCCAGGTACCGGCCCTGACGCGGCCGGACCAGACCGTACCGGGAGGTGAAGGCGGCGCCCGGCGGCGGGACGTGCCCCTGGCCCGCGTACCCCCAGGGGGGTTGCTGGCCGGGCGGGAAGCCGGCGCCGGCGCCGCCGGCCCAGCCCGGGTCCGACCCCGGCCAACCGCCCGGCGGCGGCCCGCCCGGCGCCGGCCCGGCGGTCGGCGCTTCGGCGGTCGGCGGCTCGGTCGCTGCGGGATCGCCGGGCGGCTCGGCCGCCGCGGGCATCGGCTCGGTCGGCGCCTCGCTCGCCGAGGGCTGGTCGGCTACCCGGTCGACGCCGTCCCCGGTGCGGGTCTCGTCGCCCTGCCCGGGCCGGCCCGCCGGCGGTTGCGGATCGCCCTCCGCCGGGGTCTCCCGGCGGTGCTGGGCAGCTTCTTCGGTCATGTTTCGATCGTCGTCCCCGGCCGGCCGACCTGCCTCAGGAGTCGACCCTGAGGCCACCCTGAGATCTTCCGGGCCAATGTCCGGGGCGTCCCGGTGGTCGGCGCCCGGACCGCCGTGTGACGATCAGAGCGTCGGTAACGCACGCCCCGTGACGGGCCGACCCCAGCTCGCCGGAGGATGGCCCGGCAGTCACCCGAGGAGCGCAGATCAGCATCGCCAGCGGACCCCCGCGCCTGTACCGCTCCCGCGACCATCGGATGGTCGCCGGAGTGGCCGCCGGCATCGCCCACCACCTGGGGATCCCGGTGGTCCGGGTGCGGGTCTCGTTCGTGCTGCTGCTCGGGCTCAGCGGTCTCGGGCTGCTGCTCTACGCGGCGTTCTGGGCGGTGGTGCCGCCCCGGACCAGCAGCACCGAGCCGCCGCAGCGGGACATCTTCCAGCTCCTGCCGTTCGTCGCGATCGGGCTCGGGGTGATGCTGCTCCAGGTCCTGCTCTTCGGCTCCACCGGCGTGGCCGGCACCGCCGGCTGGCTGGTCGCCATCATCGCCGTCGGGGCCGGGGTGATCTGGCACCAGTCGGCCCCGGAGCGCCGCTGGGAGTGGAGCCGCTCGATGCCGGTGCCGTGGCTCGGCGCGGTCGTCGAGGAGAGCGACCGGCGGGCCTTCGTACTGCGCTTCATCGGCGGCGGCGTGCTGGTGGCGGTCGGCATCATCGGCGTGGTGGCGGTCTACTCGCCGCAGGACAACCTGGACGCGGTGATCAACGGGGTGATCTTCGCGTTGGTCGCGCTGGCCGGGGTCTCGGTGGTGGCGGCGCCGGTGCTGTGGCGGACGTTCAGCCAGCTGCGGGCCGAGCGGGAGGGCCGCATCCGGGAGCAGGAGCGGGCCGAACTGGCCGCCATGGTGCACGACCAGGTGCTGCACACCCTCGCCCTGATCCAGCGCAACGCCACCGACACCAAGACGGTGCAGCGACTGGCCCGGGGGCAGGAGCGGTCGCTGCGCAACTGGCTCTACAAGCCGACCGCCTCGCCGACCGAACGGTTGGCCGCCGCGCTGGAGCAGGCCGCCGCGGAGGTCGAGGACACCTACGCGATCACCGTCGAGACGGTGCTGGTCGGCGACCGGGAGACCGACGAGAGGATCGGCGCGCTGGTCGCGGCGGCCCGGGAGGCGCTCGTCAACGCGGCCCGGCACGCCAAGGTGCAGACCGTCTCGCTCTACGCCGAGGTGGAGCCGGAACAGGTGAGCGTTTTCGTCCGCGACCGTGGCGCGGGCTTCGACCCGTCTACCGTTGAGGACCACCGGCACGGAGTGCGGGGGTCGATCATCGGGCGGATGCGCCGGCACGGGGGCCGGGCGGAGATCCGCAGCGAACCCGGCGGCGGTACCGAGGTGCGGTTGATGATGCCGACCGCACGGGACGGCGCGACGGCAGGGAAGGACAGGTAGGGATCATGACCGACCACTCGTTCGAGCAGGCCGAGCAGGCGCAGCCGCCCCGTCGGCTGCGGGTGTTCCTCGTCGACGACCACGCGATGTTCCGGGCCGGGGTACGGGCCGAGCTGGGCGCGCATGTGGACGTGATCGGGGAGGCGAGCACCGTCGCCGAGGCGGTCAACCGGATCGCCGCTGTCGCCCCGGACGTGGTGCTGCTGGACGTGCACATGCCCGACGGCGGCGGGCGGGCGGTGCTCGACGCGATGCGCCGCAGCCACCCGCAGGTGCGGTTCCTGGCGCTCAGCGTCTCGGACGCGGCCGAGGACGTGATCGGCCTGATCCGGGCCGGTGCCCGCGGCTACGTCACCAAGACGATCTCCCCGGACGAGCTGGCCGCCGCGATCCGGCGGGTGGCCGACGGCGACGCGGTGTTCAGCCCCCGGCTGGCCGGCTTCGTGCTGGACGCCTTCGCCGCCCGGCCGGACGCGCCGGTCGCCGATCCGGAGCTGGACCAGCTCACCAACCGGGAGCGCGAGGTGCTGCGGCTGCTCGCCCGGGGGTACGCCTACAAGGAGATCGCCAAGGAGCTGTTCATCTCGATCAAGACGGTCGAGACGCACGTCTCCAACGTGCTGCGCAAGCTGCAGATGTCCAACCGCTACGAGCTGTCCCGCTGGGCGGCCGACCGCCGGTTGGTGTGACGGCTCTAGCACCCGACCCGGTGCCCTGCC from the Solwaraspora sp. WMMD1047 genome contains:
- a CDS encoding phosphatidylserine decarboxylase, translating into MTQSPAVRTPGSPGPVRLGERAARAVTAELARHQSSKTALLVGAEPESALLAATVDTLLPGDTLTVVPAAGTPAGALREHVAAQGRWVADRVRVVDSPAEADPADLVVVAEPLTGTAEEARATLDALAKNLADGGLLTVAVPAPPGRTAGAAAELDRQSALFGVGTDLVLRNRPPVRVHRLRFTAAEVAGAARLTPAYRTSSVPLTRGMHIDSNGLAAAGIAVGLAALTRLARPKSRLWLLPALAAAPVAAFFRDPERDVPTDPAAVVAAADGKVLSVERLRDERFGDGEFLRIAVFLSVLDVHVNRVPVAGKVVDYFVADGGFANAMTPDAEHNVAAYTVLDTERGTVVVAQRTGLIARRIVQRAPVGALLARGERLGLIRFGSRTDVYLPADAVQPLVGPGDRVLGGSSVIARWR
- a CDS encoding PspC domain-containing protein; this translates as MTEEAAQHRRETPAEGDPQPPAGRPGQGDETRTGDGVDRVADQPSASEAPTEPMPAAAEPPGDPAATEPPTAEAPTAGPAPGGPPPGGWPGSDPGWAGGAGAGFPPGQQPPWGYAGQGHVPPPGAAFTSRYGLVRPRQGRYLAGVCAAVARATNTDPILWRVLLAVLGFFGGIGILVYVAAWLIIPAEGDTASPVESMLGRGKSSMSPVTVLVLGVLVAVMFGYIVTDAFRAVLLGVAILIGGALLLNRDANRSPAGPPGPLPGAPPPAGGSWPDGPEFQPAEQRYGSVPPGAETAAGRPLDQPTRQFEAVPPHLAAPPASAAPPPASAPAPVGAGWGWPASAPAAAAAGTATGPAWSPGLPTAPPPGGYRPPFAPRGPYAGPYPPGGGGAGGGFPPGGFPPGPVPPSAGGKPPKRPKPPRERSRLGGATFSMIFVAIGLVAVLDLVNAVPVAPSAYFAGALLTIALGLLVGAWFGRARWLIALGLAGAAALGISTVAESYDKVRQDGGTINWTPVGHEAMADRYETQFSDAILDLRQVDFTDTDSQVTVEIDFGKLEVVLPPEVDATVEVEIRAGDAEVFGTRWSGFDEPGREFVDLGSDGAGGGKLRLNIYVNAGNAEVSR
- a CDS encoding ATP-binding protein → MASGPPRLYRSRDHRMVAGVAAGIAHHLGIPVVRVRVSFVLLLGLSGLGLLLYAAFWAVVPPRTSSTEPPQRDIFQLLPFVAIGLGVMLLQVLLFGSTGVAGTAGWLVAIIAVGAGVIWHQSAPERRWEWSRSMPVPWLGAVVEESDRRAFVLRFIGGGVLVAVGIIGVVAVYSPQDNLDAVINGVIFALVALAGVSVVAAPVLWRTFSQLRAEREGRIREQERAELAAMVHDQVLHTLALIQRNATDTKTVQRLARGQERSLRNWLYKPTASPTERLAAALEQAAAEVEDTYAITVETVLVGDRETDERIGALVAAAREALVNAARHAKVQTVSLYAEVEPEQVSVFVRDRGAGFDPSTVEDHRHGVRGSIIGRMRRHGGRAEIRSEPGGGTEVRLMMPTARDGATAGKDR
- a CDS encoding response regulator transcription factor encodes the protein MTDHSFEQAEQAQPPRRLRVFLVDDHAMFRAGVRAELGAHVDVIGEASTVAEAVNRIAAVAPDVVLLDVHMPDGGGRAVLDAMRRSHPQVRFLALSVSDAAEDVIGLIRAGARGYVTKTISPDELAAAIRRVADGDAVFSPRLAGFVLDAFAARPDAPVADPELDQLTNREREVLRLLARGYAYKEIAKELFISIKTVETHVSNVLRKLQMSNRYELSRWAADRRLV